The following is a genomic window from Terriglobia bacterium.
GGGACCTCGAATTCCGGCAACGCCGCCTTCTTCCCCGGCGCCACCGCGCCCCTCGGCACCAACCTGGTCACGATTCAGGTGAACGGCGGCCGGCGCGAGCAAAACAATTTCCAGGTGGACGGCGCTGACAACATGGACCGCGGCTCCAACCTTACGCTGCTCTCGTTCCCGAGCGTGGACGCCATCGCCGAATTCCGCGTAGTGCGCGGCGTGTATGACGCCGAGTCGGGACGCTCCGCCGGCGCGCAGATCAACGCCATCACCCGCTCCGGCACCAGCAACCTGCATGGCGGCGTCTATGAATTCTTCCGCAACAATGTGCTCAACGCCAACAGCTTCTTCAATAACCGCACCAATCCGGTTACCAAGCGCCCGCTGCTCCGCTACAACGATTTTGGCGGCACTTTGGGTGGCCCGGTTTACATTCCGGGAATTTACAAGCAGCGGAACAAAACGTTCTTCTTCGTCTCCGAAGAGGCCCGCCGCATCATCACGGTTGCGAATCCGGGTGGCGCGATTCCTTACTCGGGGATGGTAAACGGGCAGTTTACTCACGTGGTTTGCACGAGGTGGGCTAACGCCAACGGTTCGCCCGGCGCCTGCCAGGCTTATGGCACCAGCATCCCCGCCTCTGCCTGGGACCCGATTGCCGCCGCCTACGTGAAGGATATCTTCTCTAGGTTCCCGGCTCCCAACGCACCGACCGCCGCCAACCCCTTCAACTACATCGGCACGCTCGGCGGCATATTTAATTTCCGCGAAGACATGATCAAGATCGATCACGTCTTCGGTCCAAGGCTGACTGTCAATGGCAAGATCCTGCGCGACACTAACCCTACTACCGAGCCCGGAGGCTTATTCACCAACGAGATCGTCCCTGGCATCGGGACCACTGCCACGAACTCGCCGGGGCGTCAGTACAATATTGCGGCCACCTTCGTTCCCAGCCCAACGCTCCTGATTGACGCCGGTTATCGCTACTCGTATGGTGCCGTCCTCAGCAAGGTAACCGGCGCTGTGAACTTCTCGCAATCGCCGGACATCAAGACCGCACTGGGCAACACGTTGCCCTTCCAGAATGTCCTCGATCGCGCGCCGACGCTTGCGCTCACGGGTGGGTCTTTCACCACCGCCGCCGGCAACACCATTGGGTCCTTTGGGCCCTATGACGACTTCAACGTCAACCACACCGTCTACGGGAACCTGACCAAGGTTCTGGGCACACATACCCTGAGATTCGGCGCGATCTTCTATCACTACAACAAGCATGAGAACCAACTGACTGGCGCCAACAACGGCTCGTATTCGTTTGACGCGCAGAACGCGCCGACTGCCGCGACCACCTTCGGTGGCGCGGCGGTGTGCACGGGGACGGCGGCCGGCGGCGGCACCTGTCCATTTTCGTTCGAGCAGGCTTACGCCAACTTCTTGCTTGGTCAGCTCAGTTCTTTCGCGCAGGCTTCGCTGGACGTCACCGCCAACATCTTTGACAACCAGTTCGAGTATTACGGCCAAGACACGTGGCGCATTCGGCCCAACCTGACCATCACGTACGGCATTCGCCACTCCTTCTTTCGCCAGCCTACCGACGCCAGCGGTCCGGGCGGCAGTAGCCGGCTGGTGAACTTCGATCCGTCAGCCTACGATCCGGCGAAGGCGCCCTGCATCACCTCCACCGGCGTGATGGATGTGAAGCTGACAAACGGTGTACCCACCAGCAGCGCCTGCAACCCCAACTACACGCCGCTCAATGGGCTGATCTTCGCGAATCCGCCCACTTTCGCCGGCTTCGTCGGCACGAAGTCGCCGTATGGCAGCAAGGTGGGCAAGGAATTCAACCGGGCCATTGCCGGGCGCTTCGGCATCGCCTGGGACCCATTCGGCGACGGACGCACCTCGGTGCGCCTGGGCTGGGGCATGTTCTATGACAACGGCCTTGAATTCGGGAACCCCGAACTGAACGTCGGCTTAAGCCAGGGATTTCTGACCAACCTCAGCATCACCCGCAGCACCCTCTCGAATCCGGTGGGTACCACGACCGTGGCGAGCACGGCAACCCCATTCACCATCCAGGCGCGCATGCCGGTCAATTACCAATCACCGTACACGCAACAGTGGAGCCTGGATGTGCAGCGGAATTTCGGGCTTAGCTGGTTCCTGGATGTCGGCTACTTCGGCAACAACGGCATTCACCTCCCCGGAATCGTCGACTTTAACCAGCCTAATCCGTTCAGCTACCGGAATTGCACTCCGACGACGCCGTGCTTTGCCGGGCCGGTGACGATTGCGGCTAACGGTGTGAACTTCGGGGCCAGCCCGATCGTGAACTCAAGCGCCGCAACCACCAAGCTGAATGTCCTGCGGCCCTTTGTCGGATACGGTCCGGCGGTCGGTTTCGCGGACATTTACACCTCCAACTACAACTCCCTGCAGGTGCAATTGAACAAGCGCTTCAGCGGCAGGTCGCTGTTCGGCCTCTCGTACACCTGGTCGCACGGCTTGACCACCGATCCTGCCGACCGTTCCACCGGCGCCAGCGCGCTGCCGCAGGCGCCCACGGCGTTCGCGAACAACTACGGTCCAACGATCGCCGATCGTCGCCACGTCCTGACAGCGAACTTTGTATGGGAGCTGCCGTGGATGCGCAACCAGCAAGGTGTGGTCGGGCACCTCCTCGGTGGTTGGCAGGTCTCCGGCGTGCAGACGTTCCAAACCGGACTGCCGCTAACCGCTTTCATCGGCAATGCGGTTTGCTTCGGAACGGGAGTCAACTGCATTGACGCAATCGGTTCGGCCTGCTTTGGCGCTACCCCGGTTGGCTGCCGCGTCAATCAGGTGGGCAATCCGAATACCGGCGCGCCGCGCTCGATCACAGGGAACTGGTTCAACGCTTCTGCGTTCACCGTCCCCAGCGCAACCCAGACCGACCTTCCCAGCGAGCGTCCGGGTGCCATTCGCGCACCGGGGTTCTGGAACACGGACTTGGCGCTGTTCAAGAACATCAAATTCACCGAGGTTTTCACCGGCCAATTCCGGCTGGAGAGCTTCAATACCTTCAACCACACCAACCCGATCTGCTGCGCTTCGACCAGCTACGCTTCCACGCTGTTCAACACCATCAACTCGACGCGCGACCCGCGCATCGTGCAACTGGCGATGAAGCTGAATTTCTAAGTCGAGTTCGTGGAAACATGAGGGCCTGCTTCGCCAGGCCCTTCCTTACAGCGGAAGGTCGTGTGACCCTCGTCCCAGTAACGCGCGATTACTTTTTCCGCTGCGCCGCATCGACATAACTCGTTTGATTTCGCACCACCAACGGTGCTACAAAACGTCAGATTTTGCGATGTGTGCCTCGACCCAAAGCGATCGCCACTACGTTGCCGCCGGCTCTTGCACGGTCCTGTCGTGCTTGCTCGAGCGCACCGTCGCTATGCCCATCGTCGCGCGAATTATTAGCCCGCCACCGAGCGGGTGACGGCGCCAGATCTTCAGCTTTGCTTGAAAGGCCGTCATCCCGCAACCGGTGGCGGCCTTTTCGTTTGTTCTCTCAAAGCCAACGAGTCGTTGCCCCACCTGATCCTGGTTGCTATTTCAGTGTGAGCGAGTTGCCGTTGATATTGACGTATTAGGGAGACCACAAAGCGCATGCTGCAACAAACCACAAAAGACGGCACGCCGAATCTCTTGATCCCGGCCCTTCAACAGACCTGCGGTGTCACGCTGAACGAGATTCGCTTGGCGGCGGCCCGGATTCGTGAAGCGATCCCGCCTTCGCCCTGTACGGTGTCGCGCGCGCTTTCGGAGCTGGTGAGCGGCACCGTTTTTCTGAAGCTCGAAAATCTGCAACGCACCGGCTCCTACAAAGAACGTGGCGCGCTCAACCGTCTGCTCGCGCTCACCGCTGCCGAGCGCGGACAGGCTCTGGTGACGGCTTCGGCCGGCAATCATGCCCAGGCGGTCGCCTACCATGCTGCACGGCTGGGCCTCAAGGCAGAGATCTGGATGCCGCTCACCACGCCGCTTATCAAGGTATCGGCTACACGTGCCTGGGGCACCGAAGTGGTGCTGGAAGGCACTAATTTTGACGATACCTTCGCCGCCGCTCTCGACCGTTGCCGTCAAGCCGGAGCTGTCTTTATTCATCCTTTTGACGACGAACGAGTCATGGCCGGCCAGGGAACCCTGGCTCTGGAGCTGATGGATCAAATCTCGAACCTCGACGCGGTCGTTGTTCCTGTTGGTGGCGGAGGGCTGATTGCAGGCATCGCTGTGGCGCTGAAGGAAACCAATCCTGCGATTCAAGTGATCGGCGTGCAGACGGCCCTGCTGCCCTCGATGCTGGAGGCGGTCAAGCATGGCAAGCCTGTCAATTTGGCCGGTAAATCGACCATCGCAGACGGCATTGCGGTTCGATCGGCAGGCGAGAAGACCCTGCCGATTGTCGCCCGCCTGGTCGACGACTTGGTGCTGGTGGACGAAGAAGAGATCGCTGCCGCCGTGCTGCTGCTGCTGGAACGTGAAAAGACGCTGGCAGAAGGCGCCGGCGCAGTTGCGGTGGCAGCGCTAATGCATGGCAAGCTATCCCTCAGCGGCAAGCGCGTAGCCGCCATCGTCTCCGGCGGCAACATGGACGTCACCTTGCTTTCCCGTATTATTGAGCGCGGCTTGGTCAAAGACGGGCGGCTTGTCCGGCTCAGAATTCCCCTGCCCGATCATCCCGGCGCGCTGCACCGATTGACCGAGGTCATCGCTCGCAACCGCGTCAACATCGTCGAGACCAGCTACCACCGCGCCTTTCATGGCGCCAAGCTCAGCCATACGGTGATCGACCTGACCATGGAAACACGCGGCCATGAACACTGCGACCAACTGATCCGCGGACTCGCGGAATCAGGCTACGAACACGAGCGCGTCGTCTGATCGAACGGGCGAGCCGATGCGTTCGAGCCCGACGGAACGATGATCGTCGAAGCCGATAAGACGGCGCATACGGTCGAGAAGCGACGTCATCGTTTGCGTTTATTTAGTTCGTCAAGCGTGCGTTTCAAGTGTTCCAGCTTCTGTCCCGCCTCGCCCAGCTTGCCTTCCGACGTGAGGCGCTGGTAGTCGGCAAGGTCTTTGGCGGCTTCGGCGATGAGCGCATTGAGATCGGTCGCAGGCGCCGCGGCCGATGCGGGAGCGGCTCGCGCAGCCTCGGCGGAAGCGGCCGCCGCACTGGTCGAGGAAGCGGCTGCGGCACTGGTCGAGGAAGCGGCTCCGCCAAAAAGGGCCGCCATCGCCGACTCGAAAGTTGGCCCATAGGCGAGCCGATCTTGCAGCGCAAGCACCACCAGACGCAGCTCCGGCATCGGACTCCGCTCCGCTTGCAGGTAAATCGGTTCCGCATACAACAGTCCGCGTCCGGTGGGGATCACCAGCAGAGCTCCGCGGCGCACGTGCGAGCCTTGCTGATTCCACAAACTCAATTGTCCTGAAAGCTGCGCATTCTGATCGATCCGCGCTTCCACCTGCAGCGGCCCGTCGACCAGCCT
Proteins encoded in this region:
- a CDS encoding carboxypeptidase-like regulatory domain-containing protein produces the protein MNFARRFAYAFVLLLAATAWGQVITGSISGTVKDTSGAVVPNAKVTLKDTDKNIDARTATSGASGEFAFPQLSIGRYSIAVEAAGFQKYVQSGLILNVNGSLTVYPTLQVGSTNQVINVEAAAQQVNLQSAVASGVVTGTQIRELSLSNRNFLELVFTVPGTSNSGNAAFFPGATAPLGTNLVTIQVNGGRREQNNFQVDGADNMDRGSNLTLLSFPSVDAIAEFRVVRGVYDAESGRSAGAQINAITRSGTSNLHGGVYEFFRNNVLNANSFFNNRTNPVTKRPLLRYNDFGGTLGGPVYIPGIYKQRNKTFFFVSEEARRIITVANPGGAIPYSGMVNGQFTHVVCTRWANANGSPGACQAYGTSIPASAWDPIAAAYVKDIFSRFPAPNAPTAANPFNYIGTLGGIFNFREDMIKIDHVFGPRLTVNGKILRDTNPTTEPGGLFTNEIVPGIGTTATNSPGRQYNIAATFVPSPTLLIDAGYRYSYGAVLSKVTGAVNFSQSPDIKTALGNTLPFQNVLDRAPTLALTGGSFTTAAGNTIGSFGPYDDFNVNHTVYGNLTKVLGTHTLRFGAIFYHYNKHENQLTGANNGSYSFDAQNAPTAATTFGGAAVCTGTAAGGGTCPFSFEQAYANFLLGQLSSFAQASLDVTANIFDNQFEYYGQDTWRIRPNLTITYGIRHSFFRQPTDASGPGGSSRLVNFDPSAYDPAKAPCITSTGVMDVKLTNGVPTSSACNPNYTPLNGLIFANPPTFAGFVGTKSPYGSKVGKEFNRAIAGRFGIAWDPFGDGRTSVRLGWGMFYDNGLEFGNPELNVGLSQGFLTNLSITRSTLSNPVGTTTVASTATPFTIQARMPVNYQSPYTQQWSLDVQRNFGLSWFLDVGYFGNNGIHLPGIVDFNQPNPFSYRNCTPTTPCFAGPVTIAANGVNFGASPIVNSSAATTKLNVLRPFVGYGPAVGFADIYTSNYNSLQVQLNKRFSGRSLFGLSYTWSHGLTTDPADRSTGASALPQAPTAFANNYGPTIADRRHVLTANFVWELPWMRNQQGVVGHLLGGWQVSGVQTFQTGLPLTAFIGNAVCFGTGVNCIDAIGSACFGATPVGCRVNQVGNPNTGAPRSITGNWFNASAFTVPSATQTDLPSERPGAIRAPGFWNTDLALFKNIKFTEVFTGQFRLESFNTFNHTNPICCASTSYASTLFNTINSTRDPRIVQLAMKLNF
- the ilvA gene encoding threonine ammonia-lyase: MLQQTTKDGTPNLLIPALQQTCGVTLNEIRLAAARIREAIPPSPCTVSRALSELVSGTVFLKLENLQRTGSYKERGALNRLLALTAAERGQALVTASAGNHAQAVAYHAARLGLKAEIWMPLTTPLIKVSATRAWGTEVVLEGTNFDDTFAAALDRCRQAGAVFIHPFDDERVMAGQGTLALELMDQISNLDAVVVPVGGGGLIAGIAVALKETNPAIQVIGVQTALLPSMLEAVKHGKPVNLAGKSTIADGIAVRSAGEKTLPIVARLVDDLVLVDEEEIAAAVLLLLEREKTLAEGAGAVAVAALMHGKLSLSGKRVAAIVSGGNMDVTLLSRIIERGLVKDGRLVRLRIPLPDHPGALHRLTEVIARNRVNIVETSYHRAFHGAKLSHTVIDLTMETRGHEHCDQLIRGLAESGYEHERVV